GAGATTTTTTTACTGATACTATTGAAAAAGCGCTTTTAAATAATGAAATAGATATAGCCATACATAGCGCTAAAGATTTACCGGATGTGATAAATGAAGAACTGGTTGTTTGTGCTATGACTAAATCAATAGATCCTTATGATGCATTGGTTTCTAAAAAGGATTTAAAATTAGATGAACTTCCTTATGGTGCAAAAATCGGCACAAGCAGTTTACGGCGTAAGGAGCAGTTAAAAAAATTTAGATGTGATTTTCAGATTGTAGATATTCGTGGAAATATCGAAGAGCGATTAGCGAAGTTAGATAGGAGTGATCTGGATGGTATTGTAATTGCCGCGGCTGGACTTATCCGGCTTGGCTTAGAGGATAGAATAACACAACGGATACCCTTTGATATTATAAAGCCGCATCCTTTACAGGGAAAATTGGCTTTTGAGGCGAGGAAAGATGATGAAGATATTATTTGTCTGTGTGGAAAATGCCTGCCGTAGCCAGATGGCGGAAGGCATCTTTAATCATTTGGTGAAAGGTAAACATAATGCTTTTAGTGCAGGTGTTTCTTTAGCCGGCAGGGTAAATCCTTTGGCAATAGAAGTTATGGGAGAGATAGGCATTGATGTTTCAAACCAGAAGCCAAAATTAATAGATATTGAGACAGTAAAGGATATGGATAAAGCGATTTCAATGGGATGTATAGATAGTTGTCCGGCAATCAAGATAGATGAAAATTGGGAGATAGAAGATCCGAAAGATAAGGGAATAGAAAAGTTTCGTGAAGTAAGGGAAATAATTTGCCAGAAAGTAAAGGATTTGATACAGAGGATAGAGAATGAAGACACATAAGGTCTACTTAGTTGGTGCAGGTCCGGGCAGACCTGATTTGATAACTGTAAGAGGATTGAATATCCTTAGAGAGACAGATGTGGTTATTTATGATTATCTTGTTGATAAAAGACTTTTTGATGAGGTGAAAGAGGGGGCTGAATTAATATGTTGCGACCAGTTAGGCAAAAGCAGATACTCTGATGGCTTCTTGAAGGCACAGGATAATATAAATAATTTAATGATTAGAAAAGCTAAAGAAGGCAAGAAAGTAATAAGGCTTAAGAATGGAGATCCTTCTATATTTGGTAGATTTTCACAGGAATTAAAAACATTAGTTAAAAATAAAATAGAATTTGAGGTCGTTCCCGGAGTTACCGCAGCAAGCGCTGCCTCTTGTTTAGGCGGCATTCCTCTCACTGATAGAAGGTTTGCCTCTAGCTGTGTTTTTGTTACTGGACACGAGGACCCAAAAAAGAGAATAAGCCTTATTGATTGGGGTAGCCTGGCAAAAAGTGGTACAATAATTTTGTATATGGCAGTAGAGAACTTGGAGAATATTGTTGAAAAGGTGCTTAAAGCTGGGAAAGATAAAGATACGCCTGTAGCCATAGTTCAGGATGCGAGTTTACCAACACAGAAAGTTTTTACTGGCATTCTGAGGGATATTGTGGCAAAGGCAAAAAGGGAGAAAATAAAACCGCCTGCCATAGTTATAATTGGCGAAGTGGCAGAATTAGAAAAGAAATTCAACTGGCTAAAGAGAAATAAGCGAATTTTATTCACGGGGCTGTCCAAGGAGAGATTTTTTACAAAAGACATTTATTTCCATCTTCCCCTAATTAAGATAGAACCTATGAAGGACTACGAGGAGTTTGATAATTATTTAAAGAATATTAAAGATTTCAACTGGATAGTCTTTGAAGCCGCTATGGGGTAGAATACTTTTTTAAAAGGCTAAAAGTCCTCGGTTATGACTCGAGGAATCTCAGCAACATAAAGATTGCAGCTATTGGAAATTCCACAAAGAATCGGCTTTTAGATTTTGGAATTTTTGCAGATTTAGTGCCCAAAAAGGAGTCATCAGAGGGACTGCTTGAAAGATTTCAAAAAGAAAAGCTTAGAGGTAAAAAGATATTTTTACCTCGCTCGGATATTTCTGATAAAGGTTTAGCAAAAGCCTTTGAAAAATTAGGGGCCAAGGTTATTTCAAGCTTTGCCTATAGAAATGTAATGCCAAAGGATTTACCAGATTTGGATATGAATTCTTTTGATGAGATTATGTTTACCAGCCCTTCAACAGTGAGGAATTTTGAGAAAAGATATAAAAAACTTCCCAAACAAGTTAAACCTAGATGTATTGGCGAGGTGACCCTGAAGGAGGCCAAGAAATGCCGGCTGTTAGACTAAGAAGATTGAGAAAAGATAAGGCTGTCAGAGACTGGATTAGCCAAACAGAGCTTCGTCCTAAAGATATTATTCTGCCATATTTTGTTGTTGAAGGTAAGAATGTAAAAGAGCCTATTAAATCTATGCCAGGAGTTTATCATTTATCCATTCATAATTTGCTTAAAGATATAACGGAAGCGCAAAAAGCTGGGATAGAATCTATTCTTTTATTTGGAATTCCTGAGACAAAAGATGAAATAGGATCTCAAGCCTATAGAAAGAATGGAGTTGTCCAGAAGGCCATTAAGGCAATAAAAAAAGAATTTAAGGATTTAATTGTTATAACCGACGTTTGTCTTTGCGGATATACTTCTCATGGACACTGCGGAATAGTTAAGAATAAAAGCATAGATAATGATGCTACTTTGGAAGTTTTAGTGGAGATTGCTCTATCTCATGCAGAGGCAGGAGCAGATTTTGCAGCTCCTTCAACAATGATGGATGGACAGGTTAGGGCAATAAGAGAAAGTCTAGATAAAGGTGGATTTAAAGATGTAGGGATATTGGCATATTCAGCTAAATATGCATCAAATTTCTATGGGCCATTTAGAGAGGCATTGGATTCAGCGCCCGAGTTCGGAGACAGAAAGACCTATCAAATGGACTACAGAAACTCAGACGAGGCCCTAAGAGAGGTTAAGCAAGATATAGATGAAGGTGCAGATATAGTTATGGTTAAACCTGCTTTAGCCTATTTGGATATTATCTATAGAGCAAAAGAGAAATTTAATATTCCTATTGCCGCCTATAATGTGAGCGGGGAATACAGTATGATTAAGAAAGTTTCGGCTGGTGATAAAACCAGAGAAAGAGACTTGGCGCTTGAAGTTCTTACTTCTATAAAAAGAGCAGGAGCAGATTTAATTATCAGTTATTTTGGAAAAAAGGTCGGAAAATGGCTACGTTAAACTTAGCAAAAAATTTATTAGATGAAGCAAAAAAATATATCCCTGGAGGCGTAAACAGTCCTGTTCGTTCGTTTAAAGCTGTAGGGGGATACCCCGTTTTCGTAAAAGAGGCGAAGGGTGCAAAAATTTATGGTGAATGCGGAAGAGAATTTGTCGATTATTGCCTTTCTTGGGGCGCATTGATTTTGGGGCATGCCCATCCAAAGGTTGTGGAAGCTCTAAGGAAGGCTATAGAAAAAGGGACGGGTTTTGGTGCTCCAACGAAATTAGAAACAGAACTAGCTAAACTTATCGTGGAGGCTGTTCCTTCAATTGAGCAAGTCAGATTAACGAATTCCGGGACAGAGGCAGTAATGAGTGCGGTAAGACTTGCAAGGGCATATACAAAAAAAAATAAGATTATAAAATTTGAAGGCTCATATCATGGCCATGTGGATTATCTTTTGGTAAAAGGTGGCTCAGGGCAAGCTACATTAGGAATACCAGATAGTCTGGGTGTGCCAAAAGATTTTACTAAACATACGATTGTGCTTCCATTTAACAATATAAGGAAGGTTCAGGAGATAGCAGAGAAATACCATAAGGATCTGGCAGTAATAATTGTTGAACCAGTAACAGGAAACTCCGGTGTCATTTTACCAAACTCTGGATTTTTACAAGCTTTAAGAAAAATTGCTAATAAGTATAATACAGTGTTAATATTTGATGAGGTAATTACTGGTTTTAGACTTTCTTATAGTGGAGCGCAAGGGTATTTCAATGTAAAACCGGATTTAACCTGCCTGGGAAAGGTTGTCGGAGGAGGGTTACCAGTTGGCGCTTTTGGGGGAAAGAAAAAGATAATGCAACTTCTGGCACCTCTGGGAGGTGTGTATCAAGCAGGCACATTGTCAGGCAATCCAATTGCAGTTACAGCAGGCATAGCTACTTTAAAGACACTGAAGAAAACTAATCCCTACAAGGTGTTAGAGAAAAAGACAAAAGAATTGTGTGAAGGGATAAAGGCAAGAGCTGATAAATATAACATAAAATTGAAGGTTAATTATATTGGCTCGCTGTTTAGTATATTTTTTACAGACAAAGATGTAAAAGATTATAGAACAGCAAAAATGCAAGATATACATTTATTTAAAAGATTTTATCATGGTTTATTAAAAGAAGGAGTCTATTTTTCTCCTTCAGGATTTGAGGCGAATTTTTTATCTACTGTACATAGCAAAGAGGATATAAATAAAACTTTAAAATTAGTCGATGAAATATTGAAAAAATTAAGGAGGCAATAAAATGGGTATGACAATCTACTTAAATGGGAAAAAAGATGACATCAAAGATGACATGAGTATTTCAAAGCTTTTAGAGTTTAAAAAAGTAAGGCCTGAAGTTGTTACTGTGGAATTAAATGATGAAATTATAGAAAAAGATGGATATAATACAACACGGCTTAAATCCGACGATAAGGTAGAGTTCGTCTATTATATGGGCGGCGGAAGCAAAAATGGAGGTAACATGGAAACAAAACTAGCAAATAATGTTTTAGAATTAATAGGTAAGACTCCTATGGTAAGACTCAACAAAATTGTTGAGCCGGGTATGGCGAAGATTCTGGCGAAATTAGAATATCTTAATCCAGGTGGAAGCGTTAAAGACAGAATATGCCTTTCAATGATTGAAGATGCTGAAAGAAAAGGATTGTTGAAATCAGGATCCACTATTATTGAGCCGACGAGTGGAAATACAGGGATAGGACTGGCAATGGTTGCGGCAGTTAAAGGTTATAAATGCATCCTTACAATGCCTGAGACAATGAGCGTAGAGAGGATTTATATTCTTAAATCTTATGGGGCAGAAGTGGTGCTTACGTCTGGAGCGGAAGGTATGCTAGGTTCGATTAAAAAGGCAGAAGAACTTTTGAAAAAGATTCCAAATAGTTTCATACCTCAGCAGTTTAAAAATGAGGCAAATCCCGAGATTCATAGAAAGACAACTGCTAAAGAGATATTGGATGTCATCAAAGAAAATATCGATGCCTTTGTTGCAGGAATTGGCACAGGTGGAACTGTAACCGGAGTTGGGGAGGTCTTAAAACAAAAAAATCCAAAGATTAAGATAGTAGCAGTTGAGCCAAAGGCAAGTGCAGTGTTATCTGGGAAAGAACCAGGTCCTCACAAAATTCAAGGGATTGGTGCAGGCTTTATTCCACAGGTTTTAAATCGAGATATAATTGATGAGGTAATACAGGTAGATGATGATGACGCATTCAGGACTTCCCGAAGGTTATGCAGAGAGGAAGGCCTGTTTGTAGGAATATCAG
This region of bacterium genomic DNA includes:
- the hemB gene encoding porphobilinogen synthase encodes the protein MPAVRLRRLRKDKAVRDWISQTELRPKDIILPYFVVEGKNVKEPIKSMPGVYHLSIHNLLKDITEAQKAGIESILLFGIPETKDEIGSQAYRKNGVVQKAIKAIKKEFKDLIVITDVCLCGYTSHGHCGIVKNKSIDNDATLEVLVEIALSHAEAGADFAAPSTMMDGQVRAIRESLDKGGFKDVGILAYSAKYASNFYGPFREALDSAPEFGDRKTYQMDYRNSDEALREVKQDIDEGADIVMVKPALAYLDIIYRAKEKFNIPIAAYNVSGEYSMIKKVSAGDKTRERDLALEVLTSIKRAGADLIISYFGKKVGKWLR
- the hemC gene encoding hydroxymethylbilane synthase, whose protein sequence is MEQGKTIKIGTRPSRLALKQVEEVMRLLGERNIEFEIKRYNTSGDMDKATPISEIEGGDFFTDTIEKALLNNEIDIAIHSAKDLPDVINEELVVCAMTKSIDPYDALVSKKDLKLDELPYGAKIGTSSLRRKEQLKKFRCDFQIVDIRGNIEERLAKLDRSDLDGIVIAAAGLIRLGLEDRITQRIPFDIIKPHPLQGKLAFEARKDDEDIICLCGKCLP
- the hemL gene encoding glutamate-1-semialdehyde 2,1-aminomutase, translating into MATLNLAKNLLDEAKKYIPGGVNSPVRSFKAVGGYPVFVKEAKGAKIYGECGREFVDYCLSWGALILGHAHPKVVEALRKAIEKGTGFGAPTKLETELAKLIVEAVPSIEQVRLTNSGTEAVMSAVRLARAYTKKNKIIKFEGSYHGHVDYLLVKGGSGQATLGIPDSLGVPKDFTKHTIVLPFNNIRKVQEIAEKYHKDLAVIIVEPVTGNSGVILPNSGFLQALRKIANKYNTVLIFDEVITGFRLSYSGAQGYFNVKPDLTCLGKVVGGGLPVGAFGGKKKIMQLLAPLGGVYQAGTLSGNPIAVTAGIATLKTLKKTNPYKVLEKKTKELCEGIKARADKYNIKLKVNYIGSLFSIFFTDKDVKDYRTAKMQDIHLFKRFYHGLLKEGVYFSPSGFEANFLSTVHSKEDINKTLKLVDEILKKLRRQ
- the cobA gene encoding uroporphyrinogen-III C-methyltransferase, producing the protein MKTHKVYLVGAGPGRPDLITVRGLNILRETDVVIYDYLVDKRLFDEVKEGAELICCDQLGKSRYSDGFLKAQDNINNLMIRKAKEGKKVIRLKNGDPSIFGRFSQELKTLVKNKIEFEVVPGVTAASAASCLGGIPLTDRRFASSCVFVTGHEDPKKRISLIDWGSLAKSGTIILYMAVENLENIVEKVLKAGKDKDTPVAIVQDASLPTQKVFTGILRDIVAKAKREKIKPPAIVIIGEVAELEKKFNWLKRNKRILFTGLSKERFFTKDIYFHLPLIKIEPMKDYEEFDNYLKNIKDFNWIVFEAAMG
- a CDS encoding arsenate reductase ArsC, whose translation is MKILFVCVENACRSQMAEGIFNHLVKGKHNAFSAGVSLAGRVNPLAIEVMGEIGIDVSNQKPKLIDIETVKDMDKAISMGCIDSCPAIKIDENWEIEDPKDKGIEKFREVREIICQKVKDLIQRIENEDT
- the cysK gene encoding cysteine synthase A encodes the protein MGMTIYLNGKKDDIKDDMSISKLLEFKKVRPEVVTVELNDEIIEKDGYNTTRLKSDDKVEFVYYMGGGSKNGGNMETKLANNVLELIGKTPMVRLNKIVEPGMAKILAKLEYLNPGGSVKDRICLSMIEDAERKGLLKSGSTIIEPTSGNTGIGLAMVAAVKGYKCILTMPETMSVERIYILKSYGAEVVLTSGAEGMLGSIKKAEELLKKIPNSFIPQQFKNEANPEIHRKTTAKEILDVIKENIDAFVAGIGTGGTVTGVGEVLKQKNPKIKIVAVEPKASAVLSGKEPGPHKIQGIGAGFIPQVLNRDIIDEVIQVDDDDAFRTSRRLCREEGLFVGISAGAATWAALKIAKDIGKSKVVVVILPDTGERYFSMEKYFEEGA